In a genomic window of Magnolia sinica isolate HGM2019 chromosome 14, MsV1, whole genome shotgun sequence:
- the LOC131225421 gene encoding cellulose synthase-like protein D5 gives MVQMASSPGSPVTIRVSSEGKGGSRSIGLTSPIRRLSMSNNPNSPLGSVSNRASSGGRYCSTVKDEAMELSTEFVSYTVHIPPTPDHQPVSASLNSLPDDSSKDGGKPERSYISGTIFTGGFNSVTRGHVIERSNEEPATVKSTGMFCGMRGCDGKVIQRLPCECSFRICKDCYLDCVRNGGKCPGCKEMYRDASDEEGQSGSEEDDQALPLPSMAEFKLDKRLSLVKSFKAPNHPQDFDHTRWLYETKGTYGYGNAVWPKDGYGGAVGINGFEDPPDFGEKTRRPLTRKVGISAAILSPYRLLMVVRLIALGFFLTWRILHPNHDAMWLWGMSITCELWFAFSWLLDQLPKLCPVNRVTDLSVLKDRFESPSLRNPKGRSDLPGIDVFVSTADPEKEPPLVTSNTILSILAVDYPVEKLACYLSDDGGSLLTFEALAETASFARIWVPFCRKHAIEPRNPEAYFSQKRDFLKNKVRLDFVRERRRVKREYDEFKVRINSLPDSIRRRSDAYNAHEELRAKKKQMEMGGNLSEPIKVPKATWMSDGAHWPGTWSSAEAEHSRGDHAGIIQAMLAPPNSEPVIGKEADDMNLIDTTQVDIRLPMLVYVSREKRPGYDHNKKAGAMNALVRTSAIMSNGPFILNLDCDHYINNCLALREGMCFMLDRGGDRICYVQFPQRFEGIDPNDRYANHNTVFFDVSMRALDGLQGPMYVGTGCVFRRTALYGFSPPRTTEHRGWFGRRKVKLFLRKAKSSKSDLDETSLPLNGNDGDGDIESLLLPKRFGSSTTFVASIPVAEYQGRLLQDLQGVKQGRPAGSLAVPREPLDAATVAEAISVISCFYEDRTEWGQRVGWIYGSVTEDVVTGYRMHNRGWRSVYCVTRRDAFRGTAPINLTDRLHQVLRWATGSVEIFFSRNNALFASHRMKFLQRVAYFNVGIYPFTSIFLLVYCILPAVSLFTGQFIVQSLSVTFLTFLLIITVTLCLLAILEIRWSGITLHDWWRNEQFWLIGGTSAHPTAVLQGLLKVIAGVDISFNLTSKSAADDNDDEFAELYVVKWSFLMVPPITIMMVNMIAIAVGVARTMYSTFPQWSKLVGGVFFSFWVLCHMYPFAKGLMGRRGKIPTIIYVWSGLLSIVISLLWVYISPPGGRNDYMKFQFP, from the exons ATGGTTCAAATGGCTTCTTCTCCAGGTTCTCCCGTCACCATTAGAGTTTCTTCAGAAGGAAAAGGAGGTTCCAGAAGCATAGGGCTGACAAGCCCCATCCGGCGTTTGTCAATGTCAAACAACCCGAATTCCCCTCTCGGCAGCGTTTCAAACCGTGCTTCGAGCGGCGGACGGTACTGCTCTACCGTGAAAGATGAGGCGATGGAACTGAGTACGGAGTTTGTCAGCTACACCGTCCATATACCTCCGACCCCAGATCATCAACCGGTCTCCGCCTCTCTAAACAGCCTCCCTGATGATTCATCCAAGGATGGTGGGAAACCTGAAAGGAGTTACATTTCTGGAACGATTTTCACTGGGGGATTCAACTCAGTGACGAGGGGCCATGTCATCGAGCGCTCGAACGAAGAGCCCGCGACGGTGAAATCAACTGGAATGTTCTGTGGAATGAGGGGCTGTGATGGAAAGGTAATTCAGAGGTTGCCATGCGAGTGCAGTTTCAGGATTTGCAAGGATTGTTATTTGGATTGCGTCAGGAATGGAGGGAAATGTCCTGGTTGCAAGGAAATGTACAGAGATGCAAGTGATGAAGAAGGACAATCTGGGTCAGAAGAAGATGATCAGGCTCTTCCATTGCCTTCCATGGCTGAATTCAAATTAGACAAACGGCTTTCGCTGGTGAAATCATTCAAAGCTCCAAATCATCCCCAGGATTTTGACCACACTCGATGGTTGTATGAGACGAAGGGGACTTACGGATATGGAAATGCAGTTTGGCCGAAGGACGGATATGGTGGTGCTGTGGGGATTAATGGGTTTGAAGACCCTCCAGATTTCGGAGAAAAAACCAGGCGGCCTTTGACAAGGAAGGTCGGGATCTCCGCTGCAATTCTCAGCCCATACAG ATTGCTAATGGTGGTTCGCCTCATCGCCCTTGGCTTCTTTCTCACCTGGAGAATTCTACACCCGAACCATGATGCAATGTGGCTGTGGGGAATGTCTATAACGTGTGAGCTTTGGTTCGCCTTTTCATGGCTTCTTGACCAACTTCCAAAGCTCTGTCCTGTAAACAGGGTAACTGACCTCTCTGTTCTGAAAGACCGATTCGAGTCTCCAAGCCTTCGGAATCCCAAGGGAAGATCTGATCTTCCGGGCATTGACGTCTTTGTCTCCACAGCAGACCCTGAAAAAGAACCTCCTCTGGTCACCTCGAACACAATTCTTTCAATCCTTGCTGTTGATTATCCTGTTGAAAAGCTTGCATGTTACTTATCTGATGATGGTGGGTCCCTCCTCACATTCGAGGCCCTTGCTGAGACAGCAAGCTTTGCGAGAATTTGGGTGCCATTCTGCAGAAAACATGCGATCGAACCGAGGAACCCAGAAGCATATTTCAGTCAGAAACGTGATTTCCTCAAGAACAAGGTCAGGTTGGATTTTGTTCGGGAGAGGCGAAGGGTTAAAAGAGAATATGACGAGTTTAAGGTGAGGATCAATTCCCTGCCTGACTCAATTAGGAGACGATCAGATGCATATAATGCCCATGAGGAGCTGCGGGCGAAGAAGAAACAGATGGAAATGGGAGGCAATCTTTCCGAACCAATCAAGGTTCCGAAGGCTACATGGATGTCGGATGGGGCCCATTGGCCAGGAACATGGTCTTCTGCTGAGGCAGAGCATTCGAGAGGCGATCACGCTGGTATAATACAG GCAATGCTAGCTCCCCCAAATTCAGAACCTGTAATTGGCAAAGAGGCAGACGACATGAATCTCATCGACACCACGCAAGTGGACATCAGATTGCCGATGCTGGTCTACGTCTCGAGAGAGAAGAGGCCTGGCTATGATCACAACAAGAAAGCTGGAGCAATGAATGCTCTGGTTCGAACCAGCGCTATCATGTCAAATGGCCCATTTATTCTCAATCTCGACTGCGACCACTACATCAACAACTGCTTAGCTCTGAGAGAAGGAATGTGTTTCATGCTTGATAGGGGTGGGGATAGGATCTGTTATGTGCAATTCCCACAGCGATTTGAGGGCATTGATCCAAACGACAGGTATGCGAACCACAACACTGTGTTCTTCGACGTGAGCATGCGGGCATTGGATGGGCTGCAAGGTCCCATGTATGTTGGAACGGGCTGCGTTTTCAGGAGAACAGCCTTGTATGGTTTCAGTCCGCCAAGAACGACAGAACATAGAGGGTGGTTTGGCAGAAGAAAAGTCAAGCTGTTTTTGAGAAAGGCCAAGTCATCAAAGAGCGATTTGGATGAAACATCATTGCCATTGAATGGCAATGATGGGGATGGGGATATTGAATCCCTCCTTCTCCCAAAGAGGTTTGGAAGCTCAACTACTTTTGTAGCATCCATCCCTGTGGCAGAATACCAAGGAAGGCTGCTTCAAGATCTTCAAGGGGTTAAACAAGGGCGGCCTGCAGGTTCTCTTGCAGTTCCACGAGAGCCGTTGGATGCAGCAACGGTCGCAGAGGCGATAAGTGTCATATCTTGCTTCTATGAAGACAGAACTGAATGGGGCCAAAGGGTGGGTTGGATCTATGGCTCTGTCACGGAAGATGTTGTCACGGGTTACAGAATGCATAATAGAGGGTGGCGATCGGTGTACTGTGTCACCAGGCGGGATGCATTTAGAGGTACGGCTCCCATCAATCTAACAGACCGGCTGCACCAAGTCCTTCGATGGGCAACCGGGTCTGTTGAGATTTTCTTCTCCCGGAACAATGCACTCTTTGCCAGCCACCGGATGAAATTTCTGCAAAGGGTGGCCTACTTCAATGTTGGGATATACCCATTCACGTCGATCTTCCTACTAGTCTACTGCATTCTACCTGCTGTCTCTCTCTTCACGGGGCAGTTCATAGTACAGTCGCTAAGTGTGACGTTTCTCACCTTCTTGTTGATAATCACGGTCACCTTATGCTTGCTCGCCATCCTTGAGATAAGGTGGTCTGGGATCACATTGCATGACTGGTGGCGAAATGAGCAGTTCTGGCTGATTGGTGGGACCAGCGCCCATCCCACTGCTGTATTGCAAGGATTGTTGAAGGTGATTGCTGGCGTGGATATCTCATTCAACTTGACATCGAAATCCGCAGCTGATGACAACGACGATGAATTCGCAGAGCTTTATGTTGTGAAGTGGAGCTTCTTGATGGTCCCACCGATCACCATAATGATGGTCAACATGATCGCCATCGCTGTGGGGGTGGCCCGGACAATGTACAGCACGTTTCCGCAGTGGAGCAAGCTTGTTGGTGGGGTGTTCTTCAGCTTCTGGGTGCTGTGTCATATGTACCCATTCGCGAAAGGGCTGATGGGGAGGAGGGGGAAGATCCCCACCATAATCTATGTGTGGTCTGGACTGCTCTCAATCGTCATTTCCTTGCTTTGGGTGTATATAAGCCCTCCTGGTGGGAGGAATGACTACATGAAGTTCCAGTTCCCATGA